In Conger conger chromosome 12, fConCon1.1, whole genome shotgun sequence, one DNA window encodes the following:
- the sema4d gene encoding semaphorin-4D isoform X1, translated as MNPYSLVETMMDKGNFTLPKIPESNMAFSVLGVFLGLLLEVSTHGPTSIPRMSWKHQDVNLIEFSEEGIYNYSTLLLSEEKEVLYVGAREAIFELSLKNVSVKTNKVIWKVPENHMSMCILKGKSKETDCLNYIRVLQVLDDDSLYVCGTHAFQPLCDSLSLEEFELQGRQEDGRGKCSFDPAQSFTTVMVDGELYSGTAYNFLGSEPIISRYSLSQSLLRTEYSTSWLNEPSFVFADVIREGKNSLDGEDDKIYYFFTEVSVEYEFFGKLLIPRIARVCKGDLGGQRTLQKKWTSFLKAKLVCSMPELNFVFNVVHDVFILKTPDWKDTVIYGVFTSQWGNVGLSAVCAYNMSSVEEVFSKGKYMQKATVEQSHTKWVRYNGITPSPRPGACINNDNRLQNINSSLHLPDKTLQFVKDHPLLEDPVLPIGNGPKLITKDVNYTQIAVERVQALDNNVYDVIFTGTDKGVLHKSIVYDGVVHTIEEIQLLRNVEPIKTLLLSSEGTRFLYAGSDSGVVQSPTAFCHKYASCEDCVLARDPYCAWDAESRACVNILQDRDLALRNLIQSLNGDADKCPNVRGRSVEPFQQMVVRPGSSVELPCQVRSNLAQTLWTVNGSALTEASRFHLLAEAGLLIYSMAPEDQGRYECWSLEWAGGKNFTRLVTGYLLSLYPFRRQPAPDPSAPLTSTSTAAHRPTADAEGNASTAGPPLTSAPPSSANFISPPQPATSLTPGLSSTVAVQKHSFPGSDAPSPETRDPATEYLQRDNGNALLFLFLLFFLLFLAVLGYNCYMQYLPAPCLRLRAALLGGQKKPQPEYLACEAGLMEPAAEKPELTELQRPNGAQQRALRDTGYETEPECGNGKIPSLEYGDESPPRERPFDVDCESQPIEYADADAPY; from the exons ATGAATCCGTATTCACTAGTTGAAACCATGATGGACAA GGGAAACTTCACATTACCAAAGATTCCGGAGTCCAACATGGCGTTCAGTGTCCTCGGCGTGTTCCTGGGTCTCCTGCTGGAGGTGTCCACGCATGGCCCCACCAGCATTCCACGCATGTCCTGGAAACACCAAG ATGTCAATTTGATAGAATTCTCAGAAGAAGGAATCTACAATTattccacactgctgctgaGTGAAGAAAAAGAAGTCCTTTACGTGGGTGCGAGGGAAGCCATCTTTGAGTTGAGCTTGAAAAACGTGTCGGTCAAGACCAATAAG GTAATATGGAAAGTTCCTGAAAACCATATGTCCATGTGCATCTTAAAAGGAAAATCTAAAGAG ACCGACTGCCTGAACTACATTCGGGTTCTGCAAGTGCTGGACGATGACAGTCTGTACGTCTGTGGGACGCACGCCTTTCAGCCTCTCTGCGACTCTCTG TCTCTCGAGGAATTCGAACTGCAGGGAAGGCAGGAAGACGGCCGAGGGAAGTGTTCCTTCGACCCTGCCCAGAGTTTCACCACAGTCATGGTTG ATGGGGAGCTGTACTCTGGAACTGCTTACAACTTCTTAGGAAGCGAGCCCATCATATCCAGATACTCCCTCTCTCAGAGTTTGCTGCGAACAGAGTATTCAACATCATGGCTGAATG AGcccagttttgtttttgcagacGTCATCAGAGAAGGCAAGAACAGCTTAGACGGTGAAGACGACAAGATCTACTACTTCTTCACGGAGGTGTCCGTGGAGTACGAGTTCTTCGGCAAGCTCCTGATCCCCAGGATCGCCCGTGTCTGCAAG GGTGACTTGGGCGGACAGCGGACTCTGCAGAAGAAGTGGACCTCCTTCCTCAAGGCCAAGTTGGTCTGTTCCATGCCCGAGCTGAACTTTGTGTTCAACGTGGTCCACGACGTGTTCATCCTGAAGACGCCCGACTGGAAAGACACCGTCATCTACGGCGTTTTCACGTCACAGTG GGGGAACGTCGGCTTATCGGCGGTGTGCGCCTACAACATGTCCTCGGTGGAGGAGGTCTTCTCCAAGGGGAAGTACATGCAGAAAGCCACGGTGGAGCAGTCTCACACAAAGTGGGTGAGGTACAATGGAATCACCCCCAGCCCTCGCCCTGGGGCG TGTATCAACAACGACAATCGACTGCAGAACATCAACAGCTCGCTTCATTTGCCAGACAAGACCTTGCAGTTTGTCAAGGACCACCCTCTGCTGGAGGATCCGGTCCTTCCTATTGGCAATGGGCCCAAGCTTATCACTAAGGATGTGAACTACACCCAGATTGCTGTGGAGAGGGTCCAGGCTCTGGACAACAACGTGTACGATGTCATATTCACAGGGACGG ataAGGGAGTCTTGCACAAATCCATAGTCTATGATGGAGTAGTGCACACAATCGAAGAGATACAGCTACTCCGTAATGTAGAACCCATAAAGACTCTGCTACTGTCTTCGGAAGGG ACGAGGTTCCTCTATGCTGGCTCCGACTCCGGGGTTGTGCAGTCCCCGACAGCCTTCTGTCACAAGTACGCTTCCTGTGAGGACTGCGTTCTGGCACGCGACCCCTACTGCGCGTGGGATGCAGAGTCCAGAGCCTGCGTCAACATACTGCAGGACCGGGACCTTGCCCTACG GAACTTGATACAAAGCCTTAATGGTGATGCTGACAAGTGCCCTAATG TGAGGGGCCGGTCCGTGGAGCCCTTCCAGCAGATGGTGGTGAGGCCGGGGAGCTCGGTGGAGCTGCCGTGCCAGGTGCGGTCCAACCTGGCGCAGACGCTGTGGACGGTGAACGGGAGCGCGCTGACCGAGGCGTCGCGCTTCCACCTGCTGGCCGAGGCCGGCCTGCTGATCTACAGCATGGCCCCCGAGGACCAGGGCCGCTACGAGTGCTGGTCCCTGGAGTGGGCCGGCGGCAAGAACTTCACCCGGCTGGTCACCGGCTACCTGCTCAGTCTGTATCCGTTCAGGAGGCAGCCCGCGCCCGACCCCTCCGCCCCgctcacctccacctccaccgccGCTCACCGCCCCACCGCGGACGCCGAAGGTAACGCCAGCACGGCTGGACCCCCACTAACCTCGGCCCCTCCCAGCTCGGCTAACTTCATCTCCCCGCCCCAGCCCGCGACCTCACTAACCCCCGGCCTCAGCAGCACGGTCGCCGTGCAGAAGCACTCGTTCCCCGGCTCCGACGCGCCCAGCCCGGAGACCCGCGACCCGGCCACCGAGTACCTGCAGCGCGACAACGGCAACGccctgctcttcctcttcctcctcttcttcctgctCTTCCTGGCCGTGCTCGGCTACAACTGCTACATGCAGTACCTGCCCGCGCCCTGCCTGAGGCTCCGCGCCGCCCTGCTGGGCGGCCAGAAGAAGCCCCAGCCGGAGTACCTGGCCTGCGAGGCGGGCCTCATGGAGCCCGCGGCCGAGAAGCCCGAGCTCACGGAGCTCCAGCGGCCCAATGGGGCCCAGCAGAGGGCCCTGAGGGACACCGGCTACGAGACCGAGCCGGAGTGCGGGAACGGCAAGATCCCCTCGCTGGAGTACGGCGACGAGAGCCCGCCCAGGGAGAGGCCCTTCGACGTCGACTGCGAGTCTCAGCCCATCGAGTACGCGGACGCCGACGCGCCGTACTGA
- the sema4d gene encoding semaphorin-4D isoform X2, with protein sequence MAFSVLGVFLGLLLEVSTHGPTSIPRMSWKHQDVNLIEFSEEGIYNYSTLLLSEEKEVLYVGAREAIFELSLKNVSVKTNKVIWKVPENHMSMCILKGKSKETDCLNYIRVLQVLDDDSLYVCGTHAFQPLCDSLSLEEFELQGRQEDGRGKCSFDPAQSFTTVMVDGELYSGTAYNFLGSEPIISRYSLSQSLLRTEYSTSWLNEPSFVFADVIREGKNSLDGEDDKIYYFFTEVSVEYEFFGKLLIPRIARVCKGDLGGQRTLQKKWTSFLKAKLVCSMPELNFVFNVVHDVFILKTPDWKDTVIYGVFTSQWGNVGLSAVCAYNMSSVEEVFSKGKYMQKATVEQSHTKWVRYNGITPSPRPGACINNDNRLQNINSSLHLPDKTLQFVKDHPLLEDPVLPIGNGPKLITKDVNYTQIAVERVQALDNNVYDVIFTGTDKGVLHKSIVYDGVVHTIEEIQLLRNVEPIKTLLLSSEGTRFLYAGSDSGVVQSPTAFCHKYASCEDCVLARDPYCAWDAESRACVNILQDRDLALRNLIQSLNGDADKCPNVRGRSVEPFQQMVVRPGSSVELPCQVRSNLAQTLWTVNGSALTEASRFHLLAEAGLLIYSMAPEDQGRYECWSLEWAGGKNFTRLVTGYLLSLYPFRRQPAPDPSAPLTSTSTAAHRPTADAEGNASTAGPPLTSAPPSSANFISPPQPATSLTPGLSSTVAVQKHSFPGSDAPSPETRDPATEYLQRDNGNALLFLFLLFFLLFLAVLGYNCYMQYLPAPCLRLRAALLGGQKKPQPEYLACEAGLMEPAAEKPELTELQRPNGAQQRALRDTGYETEPECGNGKIPSLEYGDESPPRERPFDVDCESQPIEYADADAPY encoded by the exons ATGGCGTTCAGTGTCCTCGGCGTGTTCCTGGGTCTCCTGCTGGAGGTGTCCACGCATGGCCCCACCAGCATTCCACGCATGTCCTGGAAACACCAAG ATGTCAATTTGATAGAATTCTCAGAAGAAGGAATCTACAATTattccacactgctgctgaGTGAAGAAAAAGAAGTCCTTTACGTGGGTGCGAGGGAAGCCATCTTTGAGTTGAGCTTGAAAAACGTGTCGGTCAAGACCAATAAG GTAATATGGAAAGTTCCTGAAAACCATATGTCCATGTGCATCTTAAAAGGAAAATCTAAAGAG ACCGACTGCCTGAACTACATTCGGGTTCTGCAAGTGCTGGACGATGACAGTCTGTACGTCTGTGGGACGCACGCCTTTCAGCCTCTCTGCGACTCTCTG TCTCTCGAGGAATTCGAACTGCAGGGAAGGCAGGAAGACGGCCGAGGGAAGTGTTCCTTCGACCCTGCCCAGAGTTTCACCACAGTCATGGTTG ATGGGGAGCTGTACTCTGGAACTGCTTACAACTTCTTAGGAAGCGAGCCCATCATATCCAGATACTCCCTCTCTCAGAGTTTGCTGCGAACAGAGTATTCAACATCATGGCTGAATG AGcccagttttgtttttgcagacGTCATCAGAGAAGGCAAGAACAGCTTAGACGGTGAAGACGACAAGATCTACTACTTCTTCACGGAGGTGTCCGTGGAGTACGAGTTCTTCGGCAAGCTCCTGATCCCCAGGATCGCCCGTGTCTGCAAG GGTGACTTGGGCGGACAGCGGACTCTGCAGAAGAAGTGGACCTCCTTCCTCAAGGCCAAGTTGGTCTGTTCCATGCCCGAGCTGAACTTTGTGTTCAACGTGGTCCACGACGTGTTCATCCTGAAGACGCCCGACTGGAAAGACACCGTCATCTACGGCGTTTTCACGTCACAGTG GGGGAACGTCGGCTTATCGGCGGTGTGCGCCTACAACATGTCCTCGGTGGAGGAGGTCTTCTCCAAGGGGAAGTACATGCAGAAAGCCACGGTGGAGCAGTCTCACACAAAGTGGGTGAGGTACAATGGAATCACCCCCAGCCCTCGCCCTGGGGCG TGTATCAACAACGACAATCGACTGCAGAACATCAACAGCTCGCTTCATTTGCCAGACAAGACCTTGCAGTTTGTCAAGGACCACCCTCTGCTGGAGGATCCGGTCCTTCCTATTGGCAATGGGCCCAAGCTTATCACTAAGGATGTGAACTACACCCAGATTGCTGTGGAGAGGGTCCAGGCTCTGGACAACAACGTGTACGATGTCATATTCACAGGGACGG ataAGGGAGTCTTGCACAAATCCATAGTCTATGATGGAGTAGTGCACACAATCGAAGAGATACAGCTACTCCGTAATGTAGAACCCATAAAGACTCTGCTACTGTCTTCGGAAGGG ACGAGGTTCCTCTATGCTGGCTCCGACTCCGGGGTTGTGCAGTCCCCGACAGCCTTCTGTCACAAGTACGCTTCCTGTGAGGACTGCGTTCTGGCACGCGACCCCTACTGCGCGTGGGATGCAGAGTCCAGAGCCTGCGTCAACATACTGCAGGACCGGGACCTTGCCCTACG GAACTTGATACAAAGCCTTAATGGTGATGCTGACAAGTGCCCTAATG TGAGGGGCCGGTCCGTGGAGCCCTTCCAGCAGATGGTGGTGAGGCCGGGGAGCTCGGTGGAGCTGCCGTGCCAGGTGCGGTCCAACCTGGCGCAGACGCTGTGGACGGTGAACGGGAGCGCGCTGACCGAGGCGTCGCGCTTCCACCTGCTGGCCGAGGCCGGCCTGCTGATCTACAGCATGGCCCCCGAGGACCAGGGCCGCTACGAGTGCTGGTCCCTGGAGTGGGCCGGCGGCAAGAACTTCACCCGGCTGGTCACCGGCTACCTGCTCAGTCTGTATCCGTTCAGGAGGCAGCCCGCGCCCGACCCCTCCGCCCCgctcacctccacctccaccgccGCTCACCGCCCCACCGCGGACGCCGAAGGTAACGCCAGCACGGCTGGACCCCCACTAACCTCGGCCCCTCCCAGCTCGGCTAACTTCATCTCCCCGCCCCAGCCCGCGACCTCACTAACCCCCGGCCTCAGCAGCACGGTCGCCGTGCAGAAGCACTCGTTCCCCGGCTCCGACGCGCCCAGCCCGGAGACCCGCGACCCGGCCACCGAGTACCTGCAGCGCGACAACGGCAACGccctgctcttcctcttcctcctcttcttcctgctCTTCCTGGCCGTGCTCGGCTACAACTGCTACATGCAGTACCTGCCCGCGCCCTGCCTGAGGCTCCGCGCCGCCCTGCTGGGCGGCCAGAAGAAGCCCCAGCCGGAGTACCTGGCCTGCGAGGCGGGCCTCATGGAGCCCGCGGCCGAGAAGCCCGAGCTCACGGAGCTCCAGCGGCCCAATGGGGCCCAGCAGAGGGCCCTGAGGGACACCGGCTACGAGACCGAGCCGGAGTGCGGGAACGGCAAGATCCCCTCGCTGGAGTACGGCGACGAGAGCCCGCCCAGGGAGAGGCCCTTCGACGTCGACTGCGAGTCTCAGCCCATCGAGTACGCGGACGCCGACGCGCCGTACTGA